A single window of Granulicella sibirica DNA harbors:
- a CDS encoding SIMPL domain-containing protein, with product MRLSTKPFLLLAAFAATLPVFSQTIQVNKDNRTIAITATDEASAPADLAAVTVGFETFGADQAQTYADATRTSNAINDALKAAGVQPDQIESREQNLSPIDENDKLHFAKGLRFRFSQSWQVTVPAANAAATLHAAVLAGANNSGNIEWKLKSEDAVEGDAAAKALEHAHKMAERMAQGLGIKLGPLVYASNQAQARPVMMMSAMARGAAAPMPKALKPLAISPEKITRSATVYAVFSVE from the coding sequence ATGCGCCTCTCCACGAAGCCCTTCCTCCTGCTAGCCGCTTTCGCCGCCACTCTGCCCGTGTTCTCCCAGACCATCCAGGTCAACAAGGACAACCGCACCATCGCCATCACCGCCACCGACGAGGCCTCCGCCCCAGCCGACCTCGCCGCTGTCACCGTCGGCTTCGAGACCTTTGGCGCCGACCAGGCCCAGACCTACGCCGACGCTACCCGCACTTCGAACGCCATCAACGACGCCCTTAAAGCCGCCGGAGTCCAGCCCGACCAGATCGAAAGCCGCGAGCAGAACCTCTCCCCCATCGACGAAAACGACAAACTCCACTTCGCCAAAGGCCTCCGCTTCCGCTTCTCCCAGTCCTGGCAGGTCACCGTCCCTGCCGCAAACGCCGCCGCAACCCTCCATGCCGCCGTCCTCGCCGGGGCCAACAACAGCGGGAACATCGAGTGGAAGCTCAAGAGCGAAGACGCCGTTGAAGGAGACGCCGCCGCCAAAGCCCTCGAACACGCCCACAAAATGGCCGAACGCATGGCCCAGGGCCTCGGCATCAAGCTCGGCCCCCTGGTCTACGCCAGCAACCAGGCCCAGGCCCGTCCGGTCATGATGATGAGCGCCATGGCCCGAGGTGCAGCCGCTCCGATGCCAAAAGCCCTCAAACCACTCGCCATCTCGCCCGAGAAGATCACCCGCTCCGCCACCGTCTACGCTGTCTTCTCCGTCGAATAG
- a CDS encoding site-2 protease family protein, protein MSLDVALVLFQVVVLFFTICVQECAHAYTAWRLGDATGKMLGRITLNPLKQLDLIGSVIFPVIGLFYGWAPIGWGRPVPVTTRNFRHYRRDDILTALAGPASNLGLAIAALLLLVVLKHSMAGGSLAVVAAIFVAFKSPGIDLSVLPALFPIALLLYYVVFINLTMFVFNLIPIPPLDGATVLRHYLPPGALKIYDNLGIFSLVIFFLLGGRIMSIFFPPLLNIFNGVLNTL, encoded by the coding sequence ATGAGTCTCGACGTAGCCCTCGTCCTCTTCCAAGTCGTCGTACTCTTCTTCACCATCTGCGTCCAGGAATGCGCCCACGCCTACACCGCCTGGCGTCTCGGCGACGCGACCGGCAAGATGCTCGGCCGCATCACCCTCAACCCCCTCAAGCAGCTCGACCTCATCGGCTCGGTGATCTTCCCCGTCATCGGCCTCTTCTACGGCTGGGCACCCATCGGCTGGGGCAGGCCGGTCCCCGTCACCACCCGCAACTTCCGCCACTATCGCCGCGACGACATCCTCACCGCCCTTGCCGGCCCCGCCTCCAACCTCGGCCTCGCCATAGCCGCCCTCCTTCTCCTCGTCGTACTCAAGCACAGCATGGCCGGGGGCTCCCTCGCCGTAGTCGCCGCCATCTTCGTCGCCTTCAAGAGCCCAGGCATCGACCTCTCCGTCCTGCCGGCCCTCTTCCCCATCGCCCTCCTCCTGTATTACGTCGTCTTCATCAACCTCACGATGTTCGTCTTCAACCTCATCCCCATCCCGCCCCTCGACGGAGCCACCGTCCTCCGCCACTATCTCCCACCTGGAGCCCTGAAGATCTACGACAACCTCGGTATCTTCTCCCTCGTCATCTTCTTCCTCCTCGGTGGCCGCATCATGAGCATCTTCTTCCCCCCACTGCTCAACATCTTCAACGGCGTTCTCAACACCCTGTAA
- the trpS gene encoding tryptophan--tRNA ligase — protein sequence MTDPTPQTPHDPRPRVLSGMRPTGRLHLGNYMGALYNWVQLQHEFNCFFFIADLHALTTEYPDPKGIAGSTDQVALDFLAAGLDPKLCTLFVQQDVPAHAELNLLLGNIVPVPWLERVPTYKDQQEQLKEKDLATYGFLGYPLLQTADILLYQPRYVPVGKDQEAHVEITREVARRFNQLYPGSFTMAEGAAPWELEAVKTKARKLSGDPKKETFSPHELIAAAPQTKLKSAYGTHTILPEPEVLLTPSPKLPGIDGRKMSKSYKNTIMLSDPESEVRSKLKVMVTDPARVHRTDSGNPDVCPVFDLHKVFSTDETQQKAAEGCRSAGIGCIECKGWLTDAVVETLAPIQERRRHFERNPSLVEDIFHDGAIRARARAAETMYQVRSVMGLRQPRS from the coding sequence ATGACCGACCCCACCCCCCAAACCCCACACGATCCGCGCCCCCGCGTCCTCTCCGGCATGCGCCCCACCGGACGCCTCCATCTCGGCAACTACATGGGAGCCCTCTACAACTGGGTCCAGCTCCAGCACGAGTTCAACTGCTTCTTCTTCATCGCCGACCTCCACGCCCTCACCACCGAGTACCCCGACCCCAAAGGAATTGCCGGAAGCACCGATCAGGTCGCCCTTGATTTCCTTGCCGCCGGCCTCGATCCGAAGCTGTGCACTCTCTTTGTCCAGCAGGACGTCCCCGCGCACGCAGAACTGAACCTCCTCCTGGGAAACATCGTTCCCGTCCCCTGGCTTGAGCGCGTCCCCACCTACAAGGACCAACAGGAGCAGCTCAAGGAAAAGGACCTCGCCACCTACGGCTTCCTCGGCTACCCCCTCCTCCAGACCGCCGACATCCTCCTCTACCAGCCCAGGTACGTTCCCGTAGGCAAGGACCAGGAGGCCCACGTCGAGATCACCCGCGAGGTCGCCCGCCGCTTCAACCAGCTCTATCCCGGCAGCTTCACCATGGCTGAAGGTGCCGCCCCGTGGGAGTTGGAAGCGGTGAAGACCAAGGCCCGCAAGCTCTCCGGCGACCCCAAGAAAGAAACCTTCTCCCCCCACGAACTCATAGCCGCCGCACCCCAGACCAAGCTGAAGAGCGCCTACGGCACCCACACGATCCTGCCCGAGCCGGAAGTCCTCCTCACCCCGTCGCCCAAGCTTCCCGGCATCGACGGCCGCAAGATGTCCAAGAGCTACAAGAACACCATCATGCTCTCCGACCCCGAATCCGAGGTCCGCTCCAAGCTAAAGGTGATGGTCACCGATCCCGCCCGCGTCCACCGCACCGACTCCGGCAATCCCGATGTCTGCCCCGTCTTCGACCTCCACAAAGTCTTCTCGACGGACGAGACCCAGCAAAAAGCCGCCGAAGGCTGCCGCTCCGCCGGAATCGGCTGCATCGAGTGCAAGGGCTGGCTCACCGACGCCGTCGTTGAAACCCTCGCCCCCATCCAGGAGCGCCGCCGCCACTTCGAGCGCAATCCAAGCCTCGTCGAGGACATCTTCCACGACGGAGCCATCCGCGCGCGCGCCCGCGCCGCCGAAACCATGTACCAGGTCCGCTCCGTCATGGGCCTCAGGCAGCCGAGGTCATAA
- a CDS encoding segregation and condensation protein A has product MPEDTLDPINPAPETADTQRGEPHSAPFALEPRPIQPPLPEPKRNSPAKEEASQSPFSITVGQVYDGPMDLLLDLIRKQNINIYDIPIARITNQFLEYTHHLKQTDVDAAGDFIYMASLLIHIKSKTLLPRDPSDILGADPEDPRRELVERLLEHERFKAAAQMLMQKQQIEEATWSNPGLRAFTKDLALAEGQTGVPAGIDQEIAADTVDLVRVFQEILERLRKRPVLNVDEESVTVAQMIEYVKRRLVMEEKPVSLRRLLHNTHSERALICMFLAMLELVRLQAVLLHQPVLQGDILIKKTDAFDQVVIDQAATRDDWR; this is encoded by the coding sequence ATGCCCGAAGACACCCTCGATCCCATCAACCCGGCACCGGAGACGGCTGACACCCAAAGAGGCGAGCCGCATTCGGCCCCCTTTGCCCTCGAGCCCCGCCCCATCCAGCCTCCCCTCCCCGAGCCCAAGCGCAACTCCCCGGCCAAGGAGGAAGCCTCCCAGTCCCCGTTCTCCATCACGGTAGGCCAGGTCTACGACGGCCCCATGGACCTCCTCCTCGACCTCATCCGCAAGCAGAACATCAACATCTACGACATCCCCATTGCCCGCATCACCAACCAGTTCCTCGAATACACCCACCACCTCAAGCAGACCGATGTCGACGCCGCCGGCGACTTCATCTACATGGCCTCGCTCCTCATCCACATCAAGAGCAAGACCCTCCTCCCCCGTGACCCATCCGACATCCTCGGAGCCGATCCCGAAGATCCACGCCGCGAGCTTGTCGAGCGCCTCCTCGAGCACGAGCGTTTCAAAGCCGCCGCCCAGATGCTCATGCAGAAGCAGCAGATCGAGGAGGCCACCTGGTCCAACCCCGGCCTCCGAGCGTTCACCAAGGACCTTGCCCTCGCTGAAGGCCAGACCGGCGTCCCCGCCGGCATCGATCAGGAGATCGCCGCCGACACCGTCGACCTTGTCCGCGTCTTCCAGGAGATCCTAGAGCGCCTCCGCAAGCGCCCCGTCCTCAACGTCGACGAAGAATCCGTCACCGTCGCGCAGATGATCGAGTACGTGAAGCGCCGCCTCGTCATGGAAGAGAAGCCCGTCTCCCTTCGCCGCCTCCTCCACAACACGCACTCCGAACGCGCCCTCATCTGCATGTTCCTGGCGATGCTCGAACTCGTCCGCCTCCAGGCTGTCCTCCTGCATCAGCCTGTCCTGCAAGGCGACATTCTCATCAAAAAGACCGACGCCTTCGACCAGGTCGTCATCGACCAGGCCGCCACCCGCGACGACTGGCGCTAA
- a CDS encoding cell division protein ZapA, with amino-acid sequence MPHTENSLTDHAVLVDIYDQIYHLRGTDPVYIENLAASVDAKMRAVSSHGSTVDSLRVAVLAALNIADELATLRQRYEALSGSLQQSQTSMRSRAGSIAGMLDDILIEPTRKAG; translated from the coding sequence ATGCCACACACCGAAAACTCGCTGACAGACCACGCCGTCCTCGTAGACATCTACGACCAGATCTACCATCTCCGCGGCACCGATCCCGTTTATATTGAGAACCTTGCAGCCTCAGTCGACGCCAAGATGCGCGCCGTCTCCTCCCACGGCAGCACCGTAGACAGCCTGAGAGTAGCCGTCCTCGCCGCCTTAAATATCGCCGACGAACTAGCCACCCTCCGCCAGCGCTATGAGGCGCTTTCCGGCTCCCTGCAGCAGTCGCAGACGTCCATGCGTTCGCGTGCCGGTTCCATTGCGGGAATGCTCGACGACATACTCATCGAGCCAACGCGCAAAGCGGGATAG
- a CDS encoding prolipoprotein diacylglyceryl transferase, with protein sequence MHANLFHLGHLHIPVFSAFAVVGLIVALLLSQRTAPLAGIEPETMWDAGIAATISAFVISRLLLVATNFKSFLAYPLLILTLPSITVSGVILTGFVMVLFLRRREVSIGRVLDAASPCLALLWAIVSLGSFATGSQGMPTNLPWAIDDSVLGPIHPVEVYTALAALLLSIVLFRSLTFRDQRGYLAGRPAATGLFLGGGIAFFLDFLTQPADPTRVVLLDPIQWVALALILLGILILVPQIISENEPPVYYDPEAEQESTPHAV encoded by the coding sequence GTGCACGCCAATCTCTTCCACCTCGGTCATCTGCACATCCCCGTCTTCAGCGCCTTCGCTGTAGTGGGGCTCATTGTCGCGCTCCTGCTCAGCCAGCGCACCGCGCCTCTCGCGGGCATCGAGCCGGAAACCATGTGGGACGCTGGAATCGCCGCCACCATCTCCGCCTTCGTCATCTCCCGCCTCCTGCTCGTCGCGACCAACTTCAAAAGCTTCCTCGCCTACCCCCTCCTCATTTTGACTCTCCCCTCCATCACCGTCTCGGGCGTCATCCTCACCGGCTTCGTCATGGTTCTCTTCCTGCGCCGCCGCGAGGTCTCCATCGGTCGCGTCCTCGACGCCGCCTCGCCCTGCCTCGCGCTCCTCTGGGCCATCGTGAGCCTCGGTTCCTTTGCCACCGGCAGCCAGGGCATGCCTACAAACCTCCCCTGGGCAATCGACGACTCCGTCCTCGGTCCCATTCACCCGGTCGAGGTCTACACCGCGCTCGCCGCCCTGCTGCTCAGCATCGTCCTCTTCCGCTCTCTCACTTTCCGGGATCAGCGCGGCTATCTCGCCGGTCGTCCAGCCGCCACCGGCCTCTTTCTCGGCGGAGGCATCGCCTTCTTCCTCGACTTCCTCACCCAGCCTGCCGACCCCACCCGAGTCGTCCTCCTCGACCCCATTCAGTGGGTCGCCCTGGCGCTCATTCTCCTCGGTATCCTTATCCTCGTTCCGCAGATCATCTCTGAGAACGAGCCACCCGTCTACTACGATCCTGAAGCCGAACAAGAATCGACCCCCCATGCCGTCTAA
- a CDS encoding RluA family pseudouridine synthase produces MPSKNMLPKGQRHRSVRAEYVASRGVEPELPPPVPVLDLEDDADTEDGIRSFRADPAAAGLRLDQYLAQAIPDISRARVQLLIEAGQVRVDGKTAKPKMKLAGGEPIEIEGAPVPPPLHAIPEDIPLDILFEDKYLAVINKPAGMMVHAGAGTTDDARNRGTLVNAILFHLNKLSEIAGDQRPGIVHRLDKQTSGAIVVAKDDSTHRKLGDMFQARQVHKTYITLVHGRMAKDHVTVELPIARDLVRRTRMTTRRADGRSARSHMTVLERFSTPYGPFTLVEVKIETGRTHQIRVHMQSLGHPIVGDTLYGAPHMIRTGGGTSSDETSLSLERNFLHAAHLAFTHPQTGKPIDTHAPMPEELEDFLEALKAGPLTSPAKSKSKVSEALSDPPSAAPDDPTHE; encoded by the coding sequence ATGCCGTCTAAAAACATGCTCCCCAAGGGGCAGCGTCATCGCTCCGTACGAGCCGAGTATGTCGCTTCCCGCGGCGTCGAGCCAGAACTCCCACCGCCCGTTCCCGTCCTGGACCTCGAAGACGATGCCGATACCGAAGACGGCATCCGCTCCTTCCGGGCCGACCCCGCCGCCGCCGGCCTCCGTCTCGACCAGTACCTCGCCCAGGCCATTCCCGATATCAGCCGCGCCCGCGTCCAACTCCTCATCGAAGCCGGCCAGGTCCGCGTCGACGGAAAAACCGCCAAGCCCAAAATGAAACTGGCTGGCGGCGAGCCCATCGAGATCGAAGGCGCACCCGTCCCGCCCCCCCTCCACGCCATCCCCGAGGACATCCCCCTCGACATCCTTTTCGAGGACAAGTACCTCGCCGTCATCAACAAGCCCGCCGGCATGATGGTCCACGCCGGCGCCGGCACCACCGACGACGCCCGTAACCGCGGAACCCTCGTCAACGCCATCCTCTTCCACCTCAACAAACTCTCCGAGATCGCCGGCGACCAGCGCCCCGGCATCGTCCATCGCCTCGACAAGCAGACCAGCGGAGCCATCGTCGTCGCCAAGGACGACAGCACCCATCGCAAGCTCGGTGACATGTTCCAGGCTCGCCAGGTCCACAAGACCTACATCACCCTCGTCCACGGTCGCATGGCCAAGGATCACGTTACAGTCGAACTCCCAATCGCCCGCGATCTCGTCCGCCGCACCCGCATGACCACGCGCCGCGCCGATGGCCGATCGGCCCGTTCGCATATGACGGTCCTCGAGCGCTTCTCCACTCCCTACGGCCCGTTTACCCTCGTCGAGGTCAAGATCGAGACCGGGCGCACCCACCAGATTCGCGTCCACATGCAGTCTCTTGGTCACCCCATCGTCGGCGATACCCTCTACGGCGCTCCTCACATGATCCGCACCGGTGGGGGTACCAGCTCCGACGAGACCTCGCTCTCGCTCGAGCGAAACTTCCTCCACGCAGCCCACCTCGCCTTCACCCATCCGCAGACCGGCAAGCCCATCGATACCCACGCACCCATGCCGGAAGAACTCGAAGACTTTCTCGAAGCCCTGAAGGCCGGTCCGCTCACGAGCCCCGCCAAGTCTAAGTCAAAGGTTTCAGAAGCACTTTCCGACCCACCGTCCGCCGCTCCAGACGATCCCACCCATGAGTAG
- a CDS encoding VWA domain-containing protein, with product MTAFRNLRRSSPFLAASVVLAVAAFSASAQAPQTTPARAPAAPAPQQPAPQQPASQEPSTDGPITTLKARVLEVNLIFTVTDKHGHFIKDLRQQDFGLLDDRKRPESVIRFTQQTNLPLRVGVMLDTSSSIRRRFQFEQQAASEFFTQVLHRNDRAFVEGFDIQTDMAQGFTNNPALLGVGIDKLRPGGGTALYDALYKTCRDEMLTIREEGSTRKAIVLVSDGDDNYSRALESDAIKMCQRAETIVYAISTNVSLNKDKGDDVLKAIAEATGGTAFYPARIEDVAVGFRNIEEELRSQYSLEYKPSDFKTDGSFRTIYLHAIDPRYVVRARTGYFAPRADQ from the coding sequence GTGACCGCCTTCCGCAACCTCCGCCGTTCCAGTCCCTTCCTCGCAGCCTCTGTCGTCCTCGCCGTTGCCGCTTTCTCAGCCTCAGCGCAAGCCCCGCAGACGACCCCGGCCCGCGCGCCGGCCGCTCCCGCTCCGCAGCAACCGGCACCACAGCAGCCCGCGTCGCAGGAACCCAGCACCGACGGCCCCATCACAACCCTTAAGGCCCGCGTCCTCGAAGTCAATCTCATCTTTACCGTCACCGATAAGCACGGTCACTTCATCAAGGACCTGCGCCAGCAGGATTTTGGCCTCCTCGACGACCGCAAACGCCCCGAGTCGGTGATCCGCTTTACCCAGCAGACCAACCTGCCCCTGCGCGTCGGCGTCATGCTCGACACCTCCAGCTCCATCCGCCGCCGCTTCCAGTTCGAGCAGCAGGCCGCCAGTGAGTTCTTCACCCAGGTTCTCCATCGCAACGACCGCGCCTTCGTCGAGGGCTTCGATATTCAGACCGACATGGCCCAGGGCTTTACCAACAACCCCGCGCTCCTCGGCGTCGGCATCGACAAGCTCCGTCCCGGCGGCGGAACCGCCCTTTACGACGCCCTCTACAAGACCTGCCGCGACGAGATGCTCACCATCCGCGAAGAGGGCTCGACCCGCAAGGCCATCGTCCTCGTCTCCGATGGCGACGACAACTACAGCCGCGCCCTCGAGTCTGACGCCATCAAGATGTGCCAGCGCGCCGAGACTATCGTCTACGCCATCTCCACCAATGTCAGCCTCAACAAGGACAAGGGTGACGACGTTCTCAAAGCCATCGCCGAGGCCACCGGAGGCACCGCCTTCTACCCCGCCCGGATCGAAGACGTCGCCGTAGGCTTCCGCAACATCGAGGAAGAGTTGCGCAGCCAGTACTCGCTCGAGTACAAGCCGTCCGACTTCAAGACCGATGGAAGCTTCCGGACAATCTATCTTCATGCGATCGATCCGCGTTACGTCGTCCGTGCCCGTACCGGATATTTCGCCCCTCGCGCCGACCAGTAG
- a CDS encoding SurA N-terminal domain-containing protein — protein sequence MQALRIPRTHAPIFLGLSLLPILLFVGCKTGHNADVVATVNGKAIMQSDLDKTYQAALGDPQQPAPTGDQAESLKLNAMRELIDEEIVEQRAAKMNLTASNEEVDAKLTEMKAPFTEEVFAQRLRDSKDTIDDLRRKIRRSLTIERLINKEITSKITVTDNDVSNYYNQHKAEFNLMETQYHLAQIQVTNQPSQQAGNLQGSKASNDDEARKKIEALKARLDTGEDFGTLAMNFSERPETASSGGDMGFVGDTSMHADPNAYAAITKLKAGQITDILPLLADPQTKKPAGYAIYKLISREPAGQRELSDPRVQQAIREQLRQGRSQLLKNAYFEMLRDQARIENFYAEQIFKNDAH from the coding sequence ATGCAAGCTCTTCGCATCCCTAGGACGCACGCCCCGATCTTTCTCGGGCTGTCGCTCCTCCCCATCCTTCTGTTCGTCGGCTGCAAGACGGGCCACAACGCAGACGTCGTCGCTACGGTGAACGGCAAAGCCATCATGCAGTCTGACCTCGACAAGACCTACCAGGCCGCTCTTGGAGATCCGCAGCAGCCCGCTCCCACAGGCGATCAGGCCGAGTCTCTCAAGCTCAACGCTATGCGTGAGCTTATTGACGAAGAGATCGTCGAGCAGCGAGCAGCCAAGATGAACCTCACCGCGAGCAACGAGGAGGTAGACGCCAAACTCACCGAGATGAAGGCGCCCTTCACCGAAGAAGTCTTCGCCCAGCGCCTGCGTGACAGCAAGGACACCATCGATGATCTCCGTCGCAAGATCCGCCGCTCCCTGACCATTGAGAGGCTCATCAATAAGGAGATCACCTCCAAGATCACCGTCACCGACAACGATGTGAGCAACTACTACAACCAGCACAAGGCTGAGTTCAATCTGATGGAGACCCAGTACCATCTGGCCCAGATCCAGGTTACCAACCAGCCCTCACAACAGGCAGGCAATCTTCAGGGCTCAAAAGCAAGCAATGATGATGAAGCCAGGAAGAAGATCGAGGCCCTCAAAGCCCGGCTCGACACTGGTGAAGACTTCGGTACCCTCGCCATGAACTTCTCAGAGCGCCCCGAAACCGCCTCCAGCGGCGGCGACATGGGCTTCGTAGGCGATACGAGCATGCACGCCGATCCCAATGCCTACGCTGCCATCACCAAGCTCAAAGCCGGCCAGATCACTGATATCCTTCCCCTCCTCGCCGATCCCCAGACGAAGAAGCCCGCAGGCTATGCCATCTACAAGCTCATCTCCCGCGAACCCGCCGGCCAGCGTGAGCTAAGCGACCCCCGCGTACAGCAGGCTATTCGTGAGCAGCTTCGCCAAGGCCGTTCGCAGCTACTTAAGAACGCCTACTTCGAAATGCTCCGCGACCAAGCCAGGATCGAGAATTTTTACGCCGAGCAAATTTTCAAGAACGACGCTCACTAG
- a CDS encoding DsbA family protein codes for MLTAVTPFRALALALALSTLSCHAQAPKATLTPELTRRIEVLIRSKSNIPPDYVLSVSDRHKSEIPGYDEISVNFAADGQTGKPITFLLSDDNKTLAQFSRYDISQDPKTLVSDTGRPARGGPEGAPVTIVGFDDLECPYCAKMHAQIFPALMARYKDQVRIVYLDFPLDQHPWAIRAAIDANCLGIQSTTGYWNAVDYIHSHAGDFGGADHSLAKANDDLDKLTKEEGERQKVNSGALTACVAKQDGSAIAQSRKEGEKLGVQATPALFINGERLEGALPIEYVYRVIDAALTAEGKTPPPPVPVPPMPGASKTGN; via the coding sequence GTGCTGACTGCCGTCACTCCATTCCGCGCCCTCGCCTTAGCCCTCGCCCTGAGCACCCTAAGCTGCCACGCACAGGCCCCGAAAGCCACCCTCACTCCCGAACTCACCCGCCGCATTGAAGTCCTCATCCGCTCCAAGTCGAACATCCCACCCGACTACGTCCTCTCCGTCTCCGACCGTCATAAGAGCGAGATCCCCGGCTACGACGAAATCAGCGTCAACTTCGCCGCCGACGGGCAGACCGGCAAGCCCATTACATTCCTCCTCTCCGACGACAACAAAACCCTCGCCCAGTTCAGTCGCTACGACATCAGCCAGGATCCGAAGACCCTGGTCTCCGACACCGGACGGCCCGCGCGCGGAGGCCCGGAAGGCGCGCCTGTCACCATCGTCGGCTTCGACGACCTCGAGTGCCCATATTGCGCGAAAATGCACGCCCAGATCTTTCCTGCCCTGATGGCCCGCTACAAGGACCAGGTTCGAATCGTCTATCTAGACTTCCCTCTTGATCAGCATCCTTGGGCAATCCGAGCTGCCATCGACGCCAACTGCCTTGGAATTCAGAGCACCACGGGCTACTGGAACGCGGTCGATTACATCCACTCCCATGCCGGCGACTTTGGCGGAGCGGATCACAGCCTCGCCAAGGCCAATGATGATCTCGACAAACTCACCAAAGAAGAAGGCGAACGTCAGAAAGTAAACAGCGGCGCGCTTACCGCCTGCGTCGCAAAGCAGGACGGCTCCGCAATCGCCCAGTCCCGCAAGGAAGGTGAGAAGCTCGGTGTTCAGGCCACCCCGGCTCTCTTCATCAATGGAGAACGTCTCGAAGGCGCTCTACCGATCGAATATGTCTATCGCGTCATCGACGCTGCACTGACGGCCGAGGGCAAGACCCCGCCCCCGCCGGTTCCCGTACCCCCAATGCCCGGCGCTTCCAAGACCGGCAACTAA